From the genome of Deltaproteobacteria bacterium:
GCCCACTTCCACCGTCGCTCCCCCCTACCGCCGCGTTTCGTCCGGCACGCCCGCCAGGAGATCGTCCTCCGGCAAGGGTAGCCCGGCCAGGCGCGTCCTTGCAAGGACGTACGTCTCTCGCCGGGCGAACTCCCTGTACCCCGGGCGGGAAAGGATCCGCTCCACGTCCTTGCGCTGCGTCCTGTGGCAATGGAACGCGCGGATCTTGGTCTCCACGTCCTCCGAGGTGTCGACGAACGACGTGAGGTCGGAACCGGGCACTCCCGAGAGCGGAACGTCCCACCCCGCGAAGATCTCCTGCGCGATCTCGAACTGGTACAGCTTGAGCGGCGCCCACGGGTGGACCCCGTCCCGGAGCTGGCCGGTGTACCACCCGGGATCCGCCGCCCGTTCGAATGCCGCGAGCGCCACCTCGCACATCACCATGTGGTCCATGTGGCGGGAGACCCCTTCCGGCCCGAACCCCACCATCACGTGCGGGCGGACGCGCCGGATCACCGAAACCGCGCGCTCCACCAGCCGCTCCCGCGGCACGTTCGCCAGCTGTCCGTCCATGAAGCCCAGGAAGTGCACTCCGGACAATCCCAGGATCTCCGCGGCGGCCGCGAGCTCCGCGGAGCGCGTCTCCCCCAGGTGCTCCCGGTCGGTGATCGGCGGATCGCCCACCATCCCGGCCTCCCCGCGGGTCGCGGTGGCGAGGTGGACTTCCGACCCCGTACGGGCATACCTCGCGATGGTGCCGCCCGGGCCGAACGTCTCGTCGTCGGGGTGGGCCAACAGAAACAGGAATCTTTTCCGCATCATTCCGCCTCTTCCATTCCCTCGGGGTGTGTGTAAGATACCATCTTGTGCGGGACGGTTCCGCGGTCGCGCGGTACGCGGGGCGGAAGGACATCGGGTTCCGACGGAGGCCGCCTTGAAGCGTTCGCTGCCGTTCCTCCCCCTTGCCGTCGCCGCGCTCCTCCTTTGCGGCGCCTCTCCCGCGATCCCGGGCCCCTCGCCCGCGCCGGACATCCCGATCATCGTGGACGGCGTCCCGCTCGACGCGCGCGCCGTGATGGTGACCGGAGAACCGTACATCCCCGCCTGGATCCTCGAGAACTATACCGGGACCCGGGTCCGCTGGGTTCGCCAGGGAAAACTCCTGGAGATCTCCACCACGGCGAAGTCGCCGGAACCCACCGCCGCCGCGGGGACGATCAAGGTGAAGGTCGGGTCGTACCTGGCCTCCGAGGGGTTCGTGGTGGGAAAGGCCACACGGCTGTTCCTGCTGAACGTGGATCCGAAGGAGTTCCGGTTCCCCGACGGCCGGACCGCCGCGGAACGCGCGCACGAGGGAACGGTGGAGCGGATCGGCCAGGCTTCCCCCCCGGCCCGCGACTACCTGCGCCTGTCGCCGACGGATCGTTTCTCGCAGAAGGGGTGGGAGGCGGTCGCCCGGATGCCGAAGGAGGAGATCGCCGGCCTCCCCGCGCTCGCGGACCGGTACGAGGCGCTCTACACCTCCCTCTATTACG
Proteins encoded in this window:
- a CDS encoding PIG-L family deacetylase, which produces MMRKRFLFLLAHPDDETFGPGGTIARYARTGSEVHLATATRGEAGMVGDPPITDREHLGETRSAELAAAAEILGLSGVHFLGFMDGQLANVPRERLVERAVSVIRRVRPHVMVGFGPEGVSRHMDHMVMCEVALAAFERAADPGWYTGQLRDGVHPWAPLKLYQFEIAQEIFAGWDVPLSGVPGSDLTSFVDTSEDVETKIRAFHCHRTQRKDVERILSRPGYREFARRETYVLARTRLAGLPLPEDDLLAGVPDETRR